The Mesorhizobium sp. M3A.F.Ca.ET.080.04.2.1 genome contains the following window.
ACGGCGAGCGCCACCTTGGAGGCCATGCCGAGCCCGAGCGCGATGATGAAGACCGAACCGAGCACGACGCGCGGCACGGAATTGGCGATCTTGATGTAGATGGAGAAGACGTCCGCCAGGAGCTTGTTGCGGCCGAGGATGATGCCGGCGGCGATGCCGCCGAGCGCGCCAATGACGAAGCCGAGGAAGGTTTCTTCCAGCGTCACATAGATCTGCAGCCAGAGCGGCCCCTGCGAGGTGCCCTCGGTGACCCATGACCAGATCTGTTCCCAGATGCCCGAGGGGCTGGAGAAGAAGAACGGATCGATGATGTTGTAGTCGGCGCAGAATTCCCAAAGGCCGAGGAAGATTACGAGGATTGCGAGGCGCAGCCCGATGACCAGGGCATGGCGGCGGCGCAGGCGCGCCCTGGCCCGGGCTTCGGCGGCTACGATCGAGGTCGCGCGCA
Protein-coding sequences here:
- a CDS encoding ABC transporter permease, coding for MTAISATDQAAMRATSIVAAEARARARLRRRHALVIGLRLAILVIFLGLWEFCADYNIIDPFFFSSPSGIWEQIWSWVTEGTSQGPLWLQIYVTLEETFLGFVIGALGGIAAGIILGRNKLLADVFSIYIKIANSVPRVVLGSVFIIALGLGMASKVALAVVMVFFVVFANAFQGVREADRAMIANAQILGASPYQITTTVIIPSAMSWILASLHVSFGFALVGAVVGEFLGAKQGMGLLISTAQGAFNANGVFAAMIILAVMALVVEFIITRFENYVVKWRPAPFNEQGT